Proteins encoded together in one Amblyomma americanum isolate KBUSLIRL-KWMA chromosome 1, ASM5285725v1, whole genome shotgun sequence window:
- the LOC144112702 gene encoding uncharacterized protein LOC144112702 yields the protein MEGGALPLGSTSLAPRVAAEGFWRPFAPDPDSRLHCAAKEALRRPEAADSRRRRPVALAPSPNSAFRPVRVKRLWCSYCGVSFLNNGQLVGHIRVHTGDRPYKCEACERAFARNEELTRHRLIHSGDKPHACDVCAKRFARKDHLSKHRKTHLDEAHKRVHVCSQPGCGHRYTRTDALTRHQWTAHAIRRDTSHCRCRPPDATISAAAAGHSLI from the exons ATGGAAGGGGGGGCCCTGCCACTAGGCTCGACATCACTTGCGCCGCGCGTCGCCGCGGAGGGCTTCTGGAGGCCCTTCGCGCCCGACCCGGACTCGCGCCTCCACTGCGCCGCGAAGGAGGCATTGCGGCGACCCGAAGCAGCCGACAGCCGCCGCCGGCGGCCCGTGGCCCTGGCCCCGTCGCCCAACTCGGCCTTTCGGCCGGTCAGGGTCAAGCGCCTCTGGTGCTCCTACTGCGGCGTTTCCTTCCTCAACAACGGACAGCTGGTGGGCCACATCCGCGTCCACACAG GAGACCGGCCGTACAAGTGCGAGGCGTGCGAGCGGGCGTTCGCGCGCAACGAAGAACTGACGCGGCACCGGCTCATCCACAGCGGTGACAAGCCGCACGCGTGCGACGTGTGCGCCAAGCGCTTCGCCCGCAAGGACCACCTCAGCAAGCACCGCAAGACGCACCTGGACGAGGCGCACAAGCGCGTGCACGTGTGCAGCCAGCCCGGCTGCGGCCACCGGTACACGCGCACCGACGCACTCACACGGCACCAGTGGACCGCGCACGCCATCCGACGGGACACCAGCCACTGCCGCTGCAGGCCGCCGGACGCCACCATCTCCGCTGCCGCTGCAGGACACTCCCTGATCTGA